The following proteins are encoded in a genomic region of Hippoglossus hippoglossus isolate fHipHip1 chromosome 3, fHipHip1.pri, whole genome shotgun sequence:
- the LOC117755121 gene encoding synaptotagmin-5: MSQYTLGVHLQILLAVGLAVFCYCLVLGCVLCCRRRKSVSSEDKEAVFLSPHPAERVTVTLTPSPCTQPVKQQYEELDGDVLEFPSSKSSSSPSKDDVTALPFDPSPTRSTELVQSRGSSYPIRRLSSPAVPCLPRKPQSHGRASLPSLTKLSLVSKSCRAMGRRSTVSSESFLYSESSRLTAGAAAAPTLQGQHCLSQYGSNSLSIPTKPALLLHFSLLFSSACGTLVVSILGLSGASRRRSGVFVRASLPPLCPSPQQTASRRRSLGPDLHSQSFVLQVGSVEELRTCTLRLAVYSRDFSGLREAALGAVELPCEEMDWEPDVTTTHTRQLSPTKSKLKKSASSLEALGHRKSSVGVPRALGQLFILLQYQTLAQRIKVMVRKAENLAKLTRIPGAPDHYVVINLRQDGKVIATKETKGVSGPSPVWNAPFLFDLPSGDVTQLPLILEFIIMQGRLYTKSSILGCVLIGRDASEAGQGHWKEMCSRGQIETARWHAIQSDML; the protein is encoded by the exons ATGTCGCAGTACACTCTGGGAG TTCACCTGCAGATTCTGCTGGCTGTGGGTCTGGCCGTGTTCTGCTACTGTCTGGTTCTCGGTTGCGTCCTTTGCTGTCGCAGGAGGAAGAGTGTTTCATCGGAGGACAAGGAGGCAGTTTTCCTGTCTCCTCATCCTGCTGAGAGGGTGACTGTAACATTGACTCCATCTCCATGCACGCAGCCTGTTAAGCAGCAGTATGAGGAGCTGGATGGAGACGTGTTGGAGTTTCCTTCCTCTAAGAGCAGCTCTTCTCCCTCTAAGGATGACGTCACTGCTCTGCCCTTTGACCCCAGCCCCACCAGATCAACTGAGCTGGTGCAGTCTCGTGGATCTTCTTACCCAATACGGCGCCTCAGCTCCCCGGCTGTTCCCTGCTTACCCAGAAAACCTCAGAGTCACGGCAGAGCCTCTCTGCCCTCCCTCACTAAGCTGAGTCTGGTGTCCAAATCTTGTCGGGCTATGGGTCGGCGAAGCACAGTGAGCAGTGAAAGTTTTCTTTACAGCGAGAGCAGTCGACTGACTGCTGGTGCTGCCGCAGCCCCCACCCTGCAGGGGCAGCATTGTCTATCACAGTACGGCTCTaactctctctccatccccacAAAGCCGGCTCTCCTCCTGCACTTCTCCCTGCTCTTCTCCTCCGCCTGCGGCACCCTGGTCGTCAGCATCCTGGGGCTCTCAGGGGCCAGTCGAAGACGCAGTGGGGTGTTTGTTCGAGCCagcctccctcccctctgcccCTCCCCTCAGCAGACAGCCTCTCGGCGCCGCAGCCTCGGCCCAGACCTCCACAGTCAGAGCTTTGTGCTGCAGGTGGGCTCTGTAGAGGAGCTGCGCACCTGCACCCTGAGACTGGCCGTCTACAGCAGGGACTTCTCAGGCCTAAGAGAGGCTGCCCTGGGGGCGGTGGAGCTGCCCTGTGAGGAGATGGACTGGGAGCCTGACGTCACCACCACTCACACCAGGCAGCTCAGCCCGACTAAAAGCAAGCTGAAAAAG AGTGCGAGTTCTCTAGAGGCGTTGGGCCACAGGAAGAGCTCGGTGGGTGTGCCGAGGGCTTTGGGCCAACTGTTCATCCTGCTGCAGTACCAGACGCTGGCCCAGCGCATCAAGGTGATGGTCCGAAAGGCTGAGAATCTGGCCAAGCTCACACGGATCCCAGGAGCTCCAG ACCACTACGTTGTCATCAACCTGCGTCAGGATGGGAAAGTCATTGCTACCAAGGAGACCAAAGGAGTCAGTGGTCCAAGCCCCGTGTGGAACGCTCCGTTTCTGTTTGACCTGCCCTCTGGGGACGTCACTCAGTTGCCATTGATCCTTGAATTCATTATCATGCAG GGCCGCCTCTACACTAAGAGCAGCATTTTGGGTTGTGTGCTGATTGGCAGAGATGCTTCAGAGGCGGGACAGGGACACTGGAAGGAGATGTGCAGTCGGGGGCAAATAGAAACGGCTCGCTGGCACGCCATCCAATCAGATATGCTGTAG